A genomic region of Paenibacillus sp. PL2-23 contains the following coding sequences:
- a CDS encoding PD-(D/E)XK nuclease family protein produces the protein MEYYEKERMMKSVFSRLFRVLNNSNSHPHEDFLTEVFAELLCDQETMIDFLENVLEIPVQEVKHSSIQTQVMFPALPHHQMDSRPDMAIRFYEGQKPYVLFIESKLGSPEGTDQLSRYADQLSVLTSQGTKCYLIYLTQYSDEKDASLVLANHKNVVFRQLRWFHIFKWIKQLELENSYASKVLDYMEEIGLEDNRQFTPVDVYAIQNMNRLQRMMDECMDGIVDGVMTEHFGRALQQYNRYNQLKYLERYVKASEQEGRATEVAVGFYLTDGDYPMVSVVYEFCPRRCSDVPSVVAAMQNFIAKHSGWETFDLNTDAEWQGISCDRSLVEFHHHEDHINEIQKFFLEKLNELHEIKINHPDLYWK, from the coding sequence GTGGAATATTATGAGAAGGAGCGTATGATGAAGAGTGTATTTTCCCGACTATTTCGGGTGTTGAATAACAGTAATAGTCATCCTCACGAGGACTTCTTAACTGAAGTGTTCGCCGAACTTCTTTGTGATCAGGAGACGATGATTGATTTTCTTGAGAATGTATTAGAAATACCGGTGCAGGAAGTGAAGCATTCATCCATTCAAACACAGGTGATGTTTCCGGCTTTGCCCCATCATCAGATGGATAGCCGACCGGATATGGCGATACGATTTTATGAAGGACAGAAACCATATGTATTGTTCATCGAAAGCAAGTTAGGATCTCCGGAAGGAACGGATCAGTTGTCGAGATATGCGGATCAACTCAGCGTACTCACTAGTCAAGGAACAAAATGCTATCTGATTTATTTAACCCAGTATTCTGATGAAAAGGATGCTTCGCTCGTATTAGCGAATCACAAAAACGTAGTTTTCAGGCAGCTGCGGTGGTTTCACATTTTCAAGTGGATCAAGCAGTTGGAATTGGAGAATAGCTACGCGTCCAAAGTTTTGGATTATATGGAGGAGATCGGATTGGAAGATAATCGGCAGTTCACACCTGTTGACGTGTATGCTATTCAAAACATGAATCGGCTGCAGCGCATGATGGACGAGTGCATGGATGGGATTGTAGACGGTGTGATGACAGAACATTTCGGTAGGGCACTTCAGCAATATAACCGTTATAACCAGCTAAAGTATCTGGAACGATACGTTAAGGCTAGTGAACAAGAAGGGCGAGCCACCGAGGTGGCTGTAGGTTTTTATTTAACAGATGGAGATTATCCCATGGTTTCCGTTGTTTACGAATTCTGTCCACGACGATGCTCAGACGTTCCTAGCGTTGTGGCAGCCATGCAGAACTTTATTGCTAAACATTCGGGCTGGGAAACTTTCGATTTAAACACTGACGCAGAATGGCAAGGGATTTCCTGTGACCGTAGTTTAGTCGAATTTCATCATCATGAGGATCACATCAACGAAATCCAAAAATTTTTCCTCGAGAAATTAAATGAGCTTCATGAGATCAAGATTAACCATCCGGACTTGTACTGGAAATAA
- a CDS encoding DUF2357 domain-containing protein, whose translation MVRTVTGWEGEWTAPFQSGLLTFTIEQAERITHETYLFPDKRKITEADYTQMIADILAEAAACFQHCGAFLKFDNKGFARKTSLAQWDYVDRSFYRLQQWFRDIQARPLRRLTTTDQWIRRENVKHVTPALLAWSERHPGNGMSRIIPVPELVWSGVREDTYSVYENRVLLRQLLELQHLLREYQSVSMDAIRSKAGYYLDRVNGWLRSSFLQQLQPHAGPVVVSQVFRKHPIYRNWFSWFQQLYQFNEYSIGFQNSIPLKDTYHLYEIWVFMQLVKILRENGSLLDSSDLFTLEQDGLVLNLSEKKESRIRLVGGATLAYQRRFKPSTLDFVTYTHDMIPDIVLEVKGQLFIFDPKYRVDRNLPMALGEMHKYRDGIVRSTDGSRAVEEVYIITPADGKENSILFGDDYRKKHRMGVYTLKPGIWNKELAKKLTNIMSESVEALI comes from the coding sequence ATGGTGCGAACGGTAACAGGCTGGGAAGGCGAATGGACGGCGCCTTTCCAGTCTGGCTTGCTGACTTTCACAATTGAACAAGCTGAACGAATAACCCATGAGACGTACTTGTTTCCAGACAAGCGGAAAATAACCGAAGCAGACTACACGCAAATGATAGCGGATATTCTTGCGGAAGCGGCGGCTTGTTTTCAACATTGCGGAGCTTTTCTGAAGTTCGATAACAAAGGTTTCGCTCGAAAAACCTCATTGGCGCAGTGGGATTATGTCGATCGTTCCTTTTATCGGCTGCAGCAATGGTTTCGAGACATTCAAGCCAGACCGCTTCGCAGGCTGACCACGACTGATCAATGGATTCGCAGAGAAAACGTGAAGCATGTGACGCCGGCGCTACTTGCTTGGTCGGAACGACATCCAGGCAACGGAATGAGTCGAATAATTCCCGTTCCCGAGCTCGTATGGTCTGGTGTGCGCGAGGACACGTACAGCGTATATGAGAACCGAGTGTTGCTTCGGCAACTGCTCGAGCTACAGCATCTTCTGCGTGAGTACCAGAGCGTATCCATGGATGCGATACGATCCAAAGCGGGTTATTATCTTGATCGTGTGAACGGGTGGCTGCGCTCTTCTTTTCTGCAGCAGCTACAGCCTCACGCTGGCCCGGTCGTCGTATCACAAGTGTTTCGCAAACATCCGATCTATCGGAATTGGTTTTCTTGGTTTCAGCAGCTCTATCAATTTAATGAGTACTCGATCGGATTTCAAAACTCGATTCCTTTGAAAGACACGTATCATCTTTATGAAATATGGGTCTTCATGCAACTGGTCAAGATACTGCGGGAAAACGGCTCATTGCTCGATTCTTCCGATCTCTTTACCCTTGAGCAGGATGGTCTAGTCTTGAATTTGTCCGAGAAAAAAGAGAGCCGAATTAGGCTGGTTGGCGGCGCCACTCTTGCTTATCAACGAAGGTTCAAACCGTCAACGCTCGATTTCGTCACGTATACGCATGATATGATCCCGGATATCGTTCTTGAGGTCAAAGGGCAATTGTTTATTTTTGATCCAAAGTATCGCGTCGATCGCAATCTACCGATGGCGCTAGGAGAAATGCATAAGTATCGGGATGGAATCGTGCGATCAACTGATGGCAGCAGGGCGGTAGAAGAGGTTTATATTATTACGCCTGCGGACGGTAAGGAAAATTCGATTCTGTTCGGAGACGACTATAGGAAGAAGCATCGCATGGGGGTATATACATTAAAGCCGGGCATATGGAATAAGGAATTAGCGAAAAAGTTAACGAATATCATGAGCGAATCCGTAGAGGCACTGATTTGA
- a CDS encoding HD domain-containing protein, with the protein MADVEDKHGLSCNSLIEKAIEFAAYAHRNQTRKGTEIPYISHPYAVGMILLKAGCKEEVVAAGILHDTLEDTETTDEQLLELFGSVVFEIVMGCSEPDKGATWEERKQHTLEALKTSNLAIRQVTCADKLHNIRSIRRDLGQYGEETWKRFKRGRESQQWYYTGLIESLGYASRFPLLDELQDEIEQVFGAPLAQPGWSKLRYSQKFIDLVF; encoded by the coding sequence ATGGCCGATGTCGAAGATAAACATGGATTGAGTTGTAATTCACTCATTGAAAAAGCGATCGAATTTGCCGCCTATGCACATCGAAATCAGACGCGCAAAGGAACAGAAATTCCATATATCAGTCATCCGTATGCGGTAGGAATGATTTTGCTGAAAGCGGGTTGTAAGGAAGAAGTCGTAGCTGCCGGGATTCTGCATGATACGCTTGAGGATACCGAGACGACCGATGAACAATTGCTTGAACTGTTTGGCTCCGTTGTTTTTGAAATTGTCATGGGTTGCTCTGAACCCGACAAAGGAGCCACTTGGGAGGAGAGAAAACAGCACACGCTGGAGGCTCTTAAAACGTCGAATCTGGCCATTCGTCAGGTGACTTGCGCAGATAAGCTGCACAATATCCGCTCAATCAGACGGGATTTGGGGCAGTATGGCGAAGAGACATGGAAGCGATTCAAACGGGGACGTGAGAGCCAGCAATGGTATTATACTGGGCTAATTGAAAGTCTTGGATACGCATCGCGATTCCCGCTCTTAGACGAGTTGCAAGATGAGATAGAGCAAGTTTTTGGAGCCCCATTGGCGCAACCGGGGTGGAGTAAACTTCGATACAGCCAAAAGTTTATTGATCTGGTTTTTTGA
- a CDS encoding DUF3962 domain-containing protein has protein sequence MKKMELFALEIDETLFYNETIYYMKMPESWRNFFNRERTDRFKLAFKVEPLGKKLKSIFPEIVSVCSNNKVLLDDQPWLVSTKPIHSSYIKHLTFGWLAHLKDYSILDLPQDVRDSELVWVSSTFGDVHEFVDNYQWVPGMAAVKFCQESKFLDLGNELREELKFYHVIFNDKHECISNPIRKSHRHDPFSYVIRFALKTRGGDADRAILTVSLGTRRYLSDVQIKEGKCYMRSGHSCSVLVSVQNPYVTSLDRSFSQLKFERRPRNSSYTSWESALDELYWDVLNGESFEADSLLVNPKVYSDGDGEITAYVVNNNLFAGNSVRAGIGLPEKSGLYKLAKEFLTDYGSRELQLMPDISLRGMNDNRFPIVVPKEERLTIEIYSSPEMFEAVKKELSTAQKSIENVTILEEISDSVFRLNSDKEVIVELVHCNPESITSELEIDSYKDNSTAQDKRINQIVKQLSRAEQYGYPVLALVEIEEKDKWRDGADPKKAIREGLKRTGRLSQFIHPLTDDETGDLSRIINAVLDLFNDYGLFSDNVNKINASGTLLSISVIKAGRKYLPAISRLDGTDLSVKLLGNDRWMTLSEAALKMDESKFLDNPRRENKSSEVFKAFITAEIHSELERGSGQVIVLINATLRHGWLGAIGNSKIQCDRVPYLNERLANETRLRFIRINATDDIPQYRIIIDDEMNRFNKASGVFKDPIGVYYGVGGRPSAWKGILIEATKFSSPSKLLLQQRAVEYIPMGAKNEEESDELALLADHLRRLGLTYDKHTILPYTMRVLSSLSKYITGNEDDYDYDAEFDEEVELDSEEVEVKS, from the coding sequence ATGAAGAAGATGGAACTGTTTGCATTGGAGATTGATGAAACACTGTTTTATAACGAAACTATCTATTATATGAAAATGCCGGAGAGCTGGAGAAACTTCTTTAATAGAGAGCGTACAGACCGCTTTAAGCTTGCATTTAAAGTAGAACCTCTAGGAAAGAAACTTAAAAGTATTTTCCCTGAAATCGTAAGCGTATGTTCTAACAACAAAGTACTGCTCGATGATCAGCCTTGGCTGGTTTCCACAAAACCTATTCATTCATCGTATATAAAACATTTGACGTTTGGATGGCTAGCGCATCTAAAGGATTACTCCATTCTTGATTTACCGCAAGACGTAAGAGATTCGGAGCTTGTTTGGGTTTCTTCTACGTTTGGTGATGTTCACGAATTCGTTGATAACTACCAGTGGGTTCCCGGCATGGCAGCAGTCAAGTTCTGCCAGGAATCAAAGTTTCTTGATTTAGGTAATGAGCTACGTGAAGAGCTGAAATTCTATCATGTTATCTTTAATGATAAACACGAATGCATTTCTAATCCGATTCGAAAATCTCATCGTCATGATCCATTTTCTTATGTCATTCGATTTGCATTGAAGACTCGTGGGGGAGATGCTGATCGAGCCATACTAACGGTTTCCTTGGGGACAAGAAGGTATTTGAGCGATGTACAAATCAAAGAAGGCAAGTGCTACATGAGGTCTGGGCATTCCTGTTCGGTTTTGGTATCTGTTCAAAATCCATATGTTACGAGCTTAGATCGTTCATTTTCCCAATTGAAATTTGAAAGACGTCCTCGCAACTCTTCATATACATCATGGGAGAGCGCATTAGACGAATTGTATTGGGATGTGCTGAATGGGGAGTCTTTCGAGGCAGATTCGTTGCTTGTGAATCCCAAAGTCTATTCCGATGGGGATGGAGAAATCACGGCTTATGTCGTGAACAACAATCTATTTGCTGGAAATAGTGTGAGAGCGGGAATCGGCCTTCCTGAGAAAAGCGGTTTGTATAAGTTGGCCAAAGAGTTCTTAACGGATTATGGTTCAAGAGAACTTCAACTTATGCCTGATATTTCTCTTAGAGGTATGAATGACAATCGCTTTCCAATCGTTGTTCCTAAGGAAGAGAGATTAACTATCGAAATTTATAGTTCTCCAGAGATGTTTGAAGCAGTAAAAAAGGAACTATCTACAGCGCAAAAGTCAATTGAGAACGTAACTATTCTTGAGGAGATTTCTGACTCCGTCTTTAGATTAAATTCGGATAAAGAGGTCATTGTTGAACTTGTCCACTGTAACCCAGAGAGTATTACTTCGGAGTTAGAGATTGATAGTTATAAGGATAACTCGACTGCCCAGGACAAACGTATAAATCAAATCGTGAAACAGCTTTCCCGAGCTGAACAATATGGCTATCCGGTATTGGCGCTCGTAGAAATAGAGGAAAAGGATAAATGGAGAGACGGTGCTGACCCCAAGAAGGCGATTCGGGAAGGGCTGAAAAGAACAGGACGACTCTCACAATTTATTCACCCACTAACAGATGATGAGACAGGAGATTTGTCTCGTATTATTAATGCTGTCTTAGACCTCTTCAACGATTATGGTCTATTTAGTGATAACGTCAATAAGATCAATGCGTCTGGAACGTTGTTATCTATATCTGTCATAAAAGCTGGAAGAAAATATCTGCCCGCCATATCAAGATTAGACGGCACGGATCTCAGTGTTAAGCTATTAGGTAATGATAGGTGGATGACTTTGTCTGAAGCGGCACTGAAAATGGATGAATCTAAATTTCTTGATAATCCTCGAAGAGAAAATAAAAGCAGCGAAGTGTTTAAAGCATTTATTACAGCTGAGATTCACAGTGAACTAGAACGGGGTTCGGGGCAAGTCATTGTGCTTATCAACGCTACATTAAGACACGGTTGGTTGGGGGCTATCGGTAATTCAAAAATACAATGCGATCGTGTTCCTTATCTTAATGAGCGTTTGGCCAATGAGACACGATTAAGGTTCATCCGTATTAACGCGACGGATGACATTCCTCAATATCGGATCATTATCGATGATGAAATGAACAGATTTAACAAAGCTTCAGGGGTATTTAAAGATCCTATTGGTGTTTATTATGGTGTGGGCGGAAGACCAAGTGCATGGAAAGGAATTTTAATCGAGGCAACCAAGTTTTCATCCCCGTCCAAATTATTGCTTCAACAACGGGCTGTAGAATACATTCCAATGGGAGCAAAGAATGAAGAGGAATCGGATGAGCTTGCACTTTTGGCGGATCATTTAAGACGATTAGGATTGACTTACGATAAGCACACCATTTTACCATATACAATGCGTGTCCTGAGCTCCTTATCGAAATACATAACCGGTAATGAGGACGATTATGATTACGATGCTGAGTTTGATGAAGAGGTGGAATTGGACTCGGAGGAAGTAGAGGTGAAATCGTGA
- a CDS encoding SIR2 family protein, with protein sequence MRYIHNQTENNIIFPKEEVYKLFEINDEMAIDGDEFIKDFAENYSELLNNKWEKIQSKYPTIKQIGLEALEQLLIKKTEVIRSEILSKYLLSENLHVLMSNGCSIYAGSKAINQTDESKCKTLLRNAQFQDEPQITDIIQRLVDEKPEVALDRLYEIKMYCANVLKKELSSNWIDDFIIQYKNSFIEEFVNTIDYRKNHLHKLFLKRLLARSIKLKRVNLFTLNYDLLIEKSAEEMGISLNNGFSGFHYRVFMPSIFHQDFHINSPDGIKAQTKSMNLFKLHGSLSWRFDDSKPPYGITEQQYDFAENGEMKTILPECIIYPVQSKKKHSLDLPYSEMFRQFIEFVNKPSSTLLIMGYSFLDEHVNDIITNALTNPSFNMIVFSYLDENSPHISEYQKRLFERSREDSRIIIFSGNILGNFEYIVKFLIPYADDTNFDAVLFNTYKNLKGDHSHAK encoded by the coding sequence TTGAGATATATCCATAACCAAACGGAAAATAATATTATTTTTCCAAAAGAAGAAGTGTATAAATTATTTGAAATAAATGATGAAATGGCGATCGATGGTGATGAATTCATAAAGGATTTTGCAGAGAATTATTCTGAACTCCTTAATAATAAATGGGAGAAGATTCAGAGTAAGTATCCGACTATTAAACAAATTGGATTAGAAGCGCTTGAACAATTACTTATTAAAAAAACTGAAGTTATTAGAAGTGAAATTTTATCAAAGTATCTTTTGAGTGAAAACTTACATGTATTAATGAGCAACGGTTGTTCTATATATGCTGGCTCAAAAGCGATTAATCAAACAGATGAGTCAAAGTGCAAAACACTTTTACGTAATGCACAGTTTCAAGATGAGCCTCAAATCACAGATATTATCCAGAGATTAGTTGATGAAAAACCTGAAGTAGCTTTGGATAGATTATACGAAATTAAGATGTATTGTGCTAATGTCTTAAAAAAAGAACTCTCTAGCAATTGGATTGATGATTTTATTATTCAATATAAAAATAGTTTCATTGAAGAGTTTGTTAATACGATTGATTATCGAAAAAACCATTTACATAAATTGTTCTTGAAAAGATTACTTGCTAGAAGCATTAAGTTGAAAAGAGTTAATCTGTTTACATTGAATTATGACTTGTTAATCGAGAAAAGTGCTGAAGAGATGGGGATATCTCTAAATAATGGCTTTTCGGGTTTCCACTATAGAGTATTTATGCCGTCTATTTTCCATCAAGACTTCCACATCAATAGTCCCGATGGAATCAAAGCTCAAACAAAAAGCATGAATTTGTTCAAGCTTCATGGATCGTTATCTTGGAGGTTTGATGATTCAAAGCCTCCCTATGGAATTACAGAACAGCAGTATGATTTTGCGGAAAACGGAGAAATGAAAACCATTCTACCTGAATGCATAATTTATCCTGTTCAGAGTAAGAAGAAACACTCGTTGGATCTTCCCTACAGTGAGATGTTTAGGCAATTTATTGAGTTTGTCAATAAGCCCAGCTCAACTTTACTAATTATGGGCTATAGTTTCCTAGACGAACATGTCAATGACATTATAACGAACGCACTCACAAATCCCAGTTTTAATATGATAGTTTTTTCTTATCTTGATGAAAATAGCCCGCATATATCGGAGTACCAGAAGCGATTATTTGAAAGAAGCAGGGAGGATTCAAGAATAATTATTTTTTCTGGAAATATACTAGGCAATTTTGAGTATATAGTAAAGTTTCTTATCCCTTATGCTGATGATACAAACTTTGACGCCGTATTGTTCAATACCTATAAGAATCTAAAGGGCGATCACTCTCATGCTAAATAA
- a CDS encoding IS1380 family transposase, whose protein sequence is MKIQFTQSKEILLTTHAGLAAVGALLSHTQLSQRLNRSAVKGMENPIHGNGEVMKSYLGLLCQGKSDFDHIEPFRKDTVFQTCLGIRKVPSSPTLRQRLDAAAQTIDANWNDILLQESADLIRNLNAPVTGLDAGEHTVIPLDIDVSPFDNSGTKKEGVSLTYKGTFGYAPIFAYLGREGYGVNLQLREGSTHSQKDGADFLRETIHYARRITSDRLLVRMDSAHDSLENLQVCHAEKDVDYIIKVNLRGASKESWLRVAEDKGISCEQRPGKTTYIGAITFPQKDFDCNLRQVFQVIVRTIDRDGQVLMFPDVEVNVYWTSLTCSPWRVIELYRDHGTSEQFHSELKTDLDLERLPAGKFDTNELVLHAGVFAYNLLRIMGQESLRQDDAPIRGGVGRRRIRTVIQNIIYIAARVSRHARQTSFNFGRYSPWFQTVRRIYQAFA, encoded by the coding sequence ATGAAGATCCAATTCACCCAATCTAAGGAAATCCTCTTAACAACGCATGCAGGCTTGGCTGCGGTCGGTGCGCTGCTTTCCCATACACAGTTGTCTCAGCGTCTTAATCGCTCAGCCGTTAAAGGAATGGAGAATCCGATCCACGGGAACGGCGAAGTCATGAAAAGCTATCTTGGTCTGCTCTGCCAAGGTAAAAGCGATTTCGACCACATCGAGCCTTTTCGCAAAGATACGGTGTTTCAAACATGCCTGGGTATTCGCAAAGTGCCTTCAAGCCCTACGCTCCGTCAGCGACTGGATGCCGCTGCACAAACAATAGATGCCAATTGGAATGACATTCTGTTGCAGGAATCTGCCGACCTCATCCGAAACCTCAATGCCCCGGTAACTGGACTTGACGCAGGCGAGCATACGGTCATACCGCTGGACATTGACGTTTCGCCGTTCGATAACTCCGGCACGAAAAAAGAAGGTGTCTCCCTCACGTACAAAGGAACATTTGGATATGCCCCCATCTTTGCCTATTTGGGCCGAGAAGGGTATGGCGTAAATCTTCAATTGCGTGAAGGTAGTACACACAGCCAGAAAGATGGTGCTGATTTCCTTCGGGAAACGATTCATTACGCTCGTCGCATTACAAGTGATCGTCTACTCGTCCGTATGGATTCTGCTCACGATAGTCTTGAAAACTTGCAAGTTTGCCACGCGGAGAAAGATGTTGACTACATCATTAAAGTCAATCTTCGCGGCGCTTCCAAAGAAAGCTGGCTGCGAGTAGCCGAAGACAAAGGGATATCTTGTGAGCAACGCCCTGGGAAGACCACCTACATCGGCGCGATTACATTTCCACAGAAAGACTTCGATTGTAACCTGCGTCAAGTGTTCCAAGTCATCGTGCGTACGATCGATCGGGATGGGCAGGTGCTCATGTTTCCAGATGTGGAAGTGAACGTTTACTGGACATCTCTGACTTGCTCGCCATGGCGTGTCATTGAGCTTTATCGCGATCATGGCACAAGCGAGCAATTTCATAGTGAGCTTAAGACCGATCTAGATTTGGAGCGATTGCCGGCAGGCAAGTTCGATACGAATGAGCTAGTCCTGCACGCTGGCGTATTCGCCTATAACCTGCTTCGCATCATGGGACAAGAAAGCTTACGTCAAGATGATGCACCGATTCGTGGAGGCGTCGGGCGCCGTCGTATCCGAACTGTCATTCAGAACATCATCTACATCGCAGCTAGAGTCAGCCGCCATGCCCGACAAACGTCCTTCAATTTCGGCCGTTACAGTCCATGGTTCCAAACCGTTCGTCGAATCTACCAGGCATTTGCCTGA
- a CDS encoding ATP-binding protein, with product MYHGFRINASDRFLIEADLIGIHDDYLKKFDSGINHFPIIGSEVYAVNERIQKSVLDIGSKWRIEVGRSFNDPNIYISANPDILFGKHLGVFGNTGTGKTCTLASVIQGIKRRIYNNSDGSKSEINPKIIIFDSNSEYDRAFASEEFKVKIITKQELKLPHYHLNFSEYYKFLGASQGVQAPVLKASIKQLREKNKDVKKFNLSDVPTEIRKYLMAQAEKGADNERNKTFSFSQWYGWNATMINRIERLIEDEDLITIIETDQNTVEEILQSEDEVILIQADFNKDELDIVMFLFSKLIYEWSTKNRDKEHKNHVLILFEEAHRYINEDDAEEYKLGNYYIERLAREGRKFGISLIISSQRPSELSQTVVSQCNSFIVHRITNKKDFDVINKILSTNNQNLLSIIPGLEKQYAIVIGEAFGYSDVIKLFDANPTPKSDDPEVISNWKNNSAKVVTEENSTLDKDSTLDEFVRGIVGSAKSSNPDIDVD from the coding sequence TTGTATCACGGATTCAGGATTAATGCATCGGACCGCTTTTTAATAGAAGCTGATTTGATAGGTATACACGATGATTATTTAAAAAAATTCGATTCTGGAATAAACCATTTTCCTATTATCGGTAGTGAAGTTTATGCTGTGAATGAAAGAATACAAAAATCGGTTTTGGATATTGGTTCAAAGTGGAGAATAGAGGTGGGTAGAAGTTTTAATGACCCAAATATTTATATTTCAGCTAATCCAGACATTTTATTCGGGAAACATCTGGGGGTATTTGGTAACACCGGCACAGGTAAGACGTGCACACTTGCTTCAGTTATTCAAGGGATTAAACGCAGAATTTATAATAACTCCGATGGTTCTAAAAGTGAGATAAATCCCAAAATTATTATTTTCGATTCTAATAGTGAATATGATCGGGCTTTTGCGAGCGAAGAATTCAAAGTAAAGATTATCACTAAGCAAGAACTTAAATTGCCCCATTATCACCTCAATTTCTCAGAATATTATAAGTTTTTGGGTGCGAGTCAAGGCGTACAAGCTCCTGTTCTTAAGGCATCCATTAAGCAGTTAAGAGAAAAAAATAAGGATGTCAAAAAGTTTAACTTATCTGATGTTCCCACCGAAATAAGGAAATACTTAATGGCTCAAGCGGAAAAAGGGGCGGATAATGAGAGAAATAAGACCTTTAGTTTTTCGCAATGGTACGGATGGAATGCAACCATGATTAACAGAATAGAACGGCTAATTGAAGATGAAGATTTAATTACAATAATAGAAACTGATCAAAATACAGTTGAAGAAATATTGCAAAGTGAAGACGAGGTTATTTTAATTCAAGCCGACTTTAATAAAGATGAGTTAGATATTGTTATGTTTTTATTCAGTAAGCTTATTTATGAGTGGTCAACCAAGAACAGAGATAAAGAACATAAGAATCATGTTCTTATCCTTTTCGAAGAAGCACATCGATATATTAATGAGGATGATGCTGAAGAATACAAACTAGGTAATTATTACATAGAGCGACTGGCAAGAGAAGGACGTAAATTTGGTATAAGTTTAATTATTTCTAGTCAAAGACCGTCTGAATTGTCACAAACAGTAGTATCACAATGTAATTCCTTTATAGTACATAGGATTACAAATAAGAAAGATTTCGATGTTATTAATAAAATATTAAGTACAAATAATCAAAATCTCTTGAGTATTATTCCGGGATTAGAAAAGCAGTATGCAATTGTGATTGGTGAAGCTTTTGGATATTCCGATGTGATTAAGCTATTTGATGCCAACCCTACTCCGAAAAGTGATGATCCAGAAGTAATATCCAACTGGAAAAATAATAGTGCGAAAGTCGTCACTGAAGAAAATAGCACGTTGGATAAAGATAGTACATTGGATGAATTCGTTAGAGGGATAGTAGGTAGTGCCAAGAGCTCTAATCCCGATATTGATGTTGACTAA
- a CDS encoding DUF6431 domain-containing protein, whose protein sequence is MWYRSSGERAKLIIRRLYCRSCARIHHELPDLLVPYKRYDAESIENALVEPDALVVAADESTLSRWLAWFRVWAAYAAAALQAISIQFQLPVQQASVAPQSALHALGRYVGDAAGWLRRTVRPIANLNLWVTDPFCLSVR, encoded by the coding sequence GTGTGGTACAGAAGTAGCGGAGAACGAGCGAAGCTCATCATTCGGAGGTTGTACTGTAGGTCATGCGCAAGAATTCATCATGAGCTGCCAGATCTGCTTGTCCCCTACAAGCGGTATGACGCTGAAAGCATCGAAAATGCCTTAGTAGAGCCAGATGCTTTAGTAGTAGCCGCAGACGAATCCACCCTTTCTAGATGGCTGGCTTGGTTTCGGGTATGGGCGGCGTATGCAGCAGCAGCGCTTCAGGCGATTAGCATCCAGTTCCAGCTCCCTGTGCAGCAAGCGTCCGTTGCTCCGCAGTCCGCACTCCACGCTTTAGGACGGTATGTCGGTGACGCAGCCGGGTGGCTAAGAAGAACTGTCCGCCCCATCGCCAATTTAAATCTTTGGGTTACAGACCCGTTCTGCCTGTCTGTCCGCTGA